ATACCCGGAATGACCAGCTTGATCGCCTGCGGCAGGATGATCAGCCGGATTTTCTGCCAGTAGCTCAGGCCAAGCGAGTCGGCACCTTCGAACTGCCCCTTCGGGATCGCTTGCAGGCCGCCGCGAATGACTTCAGCCATATAGGCCGAAGAAAAGATCGAGACACCAACCAACGCGCGCAGCAACTTATCGAAACTCCAGCCATCGGGAAGGAATAACGGCAGCATGACGCTGGCCATGAACAGTACGGTGATCAAGGGGACGCCGCGCACCACTTCGATGAAGATCACGCAGAGCATCTTGATGACCGGCATGGTGGATCGGCGACCAAGCGCCAACATGATGCCAACCGGCAGCGACACCGCGATCCCAAAGAAGGACAGGATCAGGGTCACCATCAGGCCGCCCCAGCGTGCCGTTTCCACATGCTCGAGGCCAAAGCCGCCGGTGAGCAAAAAGAAGGAAACCACCGGCAGCACCAGAAACAACAGTAAGGCATTGGTGCCCTTGAACGGCGCCTTCGGGATCAGCATGGGTGCCAGCAGGACGGCGAACAGGACCATGACGGTCAACGGCCGCCAGATCTCTTCGCTCGGATAGCGCCCGAAGATGAATTGCTGGAATTTGGCGCCGACAAAGGCCCAGCAGGCTCCAGCGCTGCCATCGGGCAATGCCCCGCCCTGAGAGACGGTAAGGCAGGCGAGGCGGCCTGCTCCCGACCAGACAGCGTGGACGAACAGCCAGTTGATCAAGCCGGGCAGGATATAGGCCAGAAAGGCCAATGCCAGCAGGGTCAGCACAACGTCTTTCGGGGTTGCAATCAGGTTCTTGCGGACCCAGGCCGCCGTGCCGATCTGGCCAGCGGGAGCCGGAGAGGCGGACACCATCTCCGTGCGTACGAATACAGGGGTGTGTAATGCCATGATATTACCTCTCGACCAGCGCCATCTTGGCATTAAACCAGTTCATGAAGACCGCAGTGCTGATGCTGATCGTCAGGTAGACGGCCAGCCAGACGGCAACGATTTCGACGGCCTGTCCGGTCTGATTGAGAATTGTACCACCGACAGCGACGATATCGGCAAAGCCGATGGCAACAGCCAGGGAGGAGTTTTTCGCAAGGTTGAGATACTGGCTGGTCAGCGGCGGAATGATAATCCGCATCGCCTGTGGCACGACAATGAGCCGTGAGGTGTGGCTATGCTTGAGGCCGAGCGCGCTGGCCGCTTCCGTCTGTCCCTTGGAGACAGCCTTGATGCCGCCGCGAACGATTTCCGCTATGAAAGCGGCGGTGTAGAAGGACAACGCCAGAAACAGCGAGGTGAACTCGGGTCCGACGACCGAACCGCCCTGCATGTTGAACCGGCCAACAATTGGAAGATCGAAGGTCAGCGGCATGCCGATCGCCATAAACACCAGGACTGGAATGCCGACGATCAGCGCCAGCGACGACCATAGGATTGGAAATTGTTGGCCTGTCGCCATCTGGCGCTTGCGGGCCCATTTCCTGACGAGAATGGAAAGAAAAATCCCTATCGCGATGGCTGGCAACAGCAACCAGGCCTCGTCGCCGAAAATCGCCTTTGGAAAGGTGACGCCGCGATTGTTCAGGTAGATATCGAAAGGCAGCGCGATGGAATCGCGCGCCTGCGGCAGAATGGCGATGACCCCGCGATACCAGAAGAAGATAACCAGCAGCGGTGGAATATTGCGGAAAATCTCAACGTAGACCTGGCAGAGCTTGGCGATCAGCCAATTGTGTGACAGCCGTCCTAGACCGACCGCAAAGCCGATGATCGAGGCGGTGATGATGCCGGCGACCGCGACTTGCAGCGTATTGAGCAGGCCGACGACAAGCGCCCGGCCATAGGTCGAATCGCTGCTGTAGCTGATCAACTGCTGGCCGATGTCGAAGCCAGCGCGGCCTTGCAGGAAGCCGAATCCAGAGGTGATATTGGCTTTTTGAAGATTGTGAATGGTATTATTGGCGACTATCCAGATGAAGGCGACCAAAATTACCAAGGTAACCACCTGATAAAATATGCCACGGACCTTCGGGTCGTAGATGAGCGATGCCGCGCTGACCGATCCGGTTTTAGAGGAGCTCGAATCCTGTATTGCCATTGAGGCTTTTTCCCCCTTTTTCACCCGTGTTTTGGGCGCGCATGTCCTTGCCCTTTTGCAATGGGGAGGCGGTGCGGACACCGCCTCCCCAAAAAGGCTTGGTTTGGGTTGGTTATCGGACCCGGTTGCGGATCAGCGGATCGGCGGGCCGTACTGCAGGCCGCCCTTGGTCCACAAAGCGTTGCCACCGCGGGCAATTTTCAGTGGGCTACCAGCGCCGACATTGCGATCGAAGACTTCGCCGTAATTGCCGACAAGCTTGATGACATTATAGGCCCAGTCTTCCTTGAGACCGAGATCGGTACCCAGCTTGCTGCCGGATTCTGCACCCAGCATACGCTTGATGTCAGGGCTGCCGCTGCTCTTCATGTCATCGACATTCTTCGAGGTCACGCCAGCTTCTTCAGCGTTCACCATGG
This region of Agrobacterium vitis genomic DNA includes:
- a CDS encoding amino acid ABC transporter permease, translated to MALHTPVFVRTEMVSASPAPAGQIGTAAWVRKNLIATPKDVVLTLLALAFLAYILPGLINWLFVHAVWSGAGRLACLTVSQGGALPDGSAGACWAFVGAKFQQFIFGRYPSEEIWRPLTVMVLFAVLLAPMLIPKAPFKGTNALLLFLVLPVVSFFLLTGGFGLEHVETARWGGLMVTLILSFFGIAVSLPVGIMLALGRRSTMPVIKMLCVIFIEVVRGVPLITVLFMASVMLPLFLPDGWSFDKLLRALVGVSIFSSAYMAEVIRGGLQAIPKGQFEGADSLGLSYWQKIRLIILPQAIKLVIPGIVNTFIGLFKDTSLVSIIGMFDLLGIVILNLSDSNWATPETAVTGLVFAGFIYWLFCFSMSRYSYFMERHLDTGHKH
- a CDS encoding amino acid ABC transporter permease: MAIQDSSSSKTGSVSAASLIYDPKVRGIFYQVVTLVILVAFIWIVANNTIHNLQKANITSGFGFLQGRAGFDIGQQLISYSSDSTYGRALVVGLLNTLQVAVAGIITASIIGFAVGLGRLSHNWLIAKLCQVYVEIFRNIPPLLVIFFWYRGVIAILPQARDSIALPFDIYLNNRGVTFPKAIFGDEAWLLLPAIAIGIFLSILVRKWARKRQMATGQQFPILWSSLALIVGIPVLVFMAIGMPLTFDLPIVGRFNMQGGSVVGPEFTSLFLALSFYTAAFIAEIVRGGIKAVSKGQTEAASALGLKHSHTSRLIVVPQAMRIIIPPLTSQYLNLAKNSSLAVAIGFADIVAVGGTILNQTGQAVEIVAVWLAVYLTISISTAVFMNWFNAKMALVER